One genomic region from Torulaspora delbrueckii CBS 1146 chromosome 4, complete genome encodes:
- the TDEL0D00110 gene encoding uncharacterized protein translates to MWTSKNTLINWFILISGSLINKVSAEQWNPGNFSIAPNNISVGANITSDFSLSHNDSGLLDISYLHLNPPEELVETYEQYNTAVSDGDFSSGMAAYFKLAAMITNHTELITDIVNDKKYYNLYVTDEVVKAAEEYATKHGGDTEAIELFEAYLGAKPNATNAFWCNIVSDGDNTTESFYLGSKPL, encoded by the coding sequence ATGTGGACTTCGAAAAACACTCTAATAAACTGGTTTATTCTAATTTCAGGATCCTTAATTAACAAAGTGTCCGCAGAACAGTGGAACCCGGGGAACTTCAGTATCGCACCTAACAACATATCGGTGGGGGCGAATATAACAAGTGACTTTTCTTTATCTCACAATGATAGCGGCCTCTTAGACATCTCATACCTCCACCTTAATCCGCCAGAAGAACTCGTTGAAACTTACGAACAGTATAATACTGCTGTTAGTGACGGGGACTTCTCCAGTGGTATGGCGGCCTACTTCAAGTTAGCAGCCATGATCACTAATCACACAGAGCTGATTACTGACATTGTTAATGATAAGAAATACTACAACCTCTATGTAACAGATGAGGTTGTTAAAGCAGCTGAAGAATATGCAACCAAGCATGGCGGCGATACTGAGGCAATCGAGCTCTTTGAAGCCTACCTGGGCGCCAAACCTAACGCTACAAATGCGTTTTGGTGCAACATTGTTTCGGATGGCGATAATACTACTGAGTCATTCTACTTGGGAAGCAAACCTCTTTAA
- the TDEL0D00120 gene encoding uncharacterized protein: MIKPTSTRLVFVLILIVCLSISASRPVADAQPLEKRTNWYYHSISCAAQGLFAYFRVDQPIWFKVQWWGVMTAENGGFIDTADQAWSACNACQRDNKISQGDCRGEVKSLLKMAIMNVVKVTVGWATTSGVNPIMFVDGQNRRKRDLHQRTTTRRCPCLLTLLCLIVYYLLLK, from the coding sequence atgaTTAAACCGACTTCCACTCGCCTAGTCTTCGTTTTAATATTGATCGTGTGTTTGAGCATCAGCGCCAGCCGTCCTGTGGCCGATGCACAACCCTTAGAGAAACGGACGAACTGGTACTATCACTCCATATCTTGTGCCGCGCAAGGTTTGTTCGCGTACTTTAGAGTTGATCAACCTATCTGGTTTAAAGTACAGTGGTGGGGTGTGATGACGGCTGAGAACGGCGGTTTTATAGACACTGCCGATCAAGCCTGGAGTGCCTGCAATGCTTGCCAACGGGATAATAAGATATCACAAGGTGACTGTAGGGGAGAAGTGAAGTCACTACTGAAGATGGCCATAATGAACGTTGTTAAGGTCACAGTTGGCTGGGCAACCACATCTGGTGTCAACCCCATCATGTTTGTTGACGGTCAAAATCGACGCAAACGTGACTTGCATCAACGTACCACAACACGACGTTGTCCGTGTCTTCTAACACTCCTCTGCTTGATAGTTTACTATCTTTTACTCAAGTAA
- the DFP4 gene encoding DUP240 family protein translates to MTSKDTVDLNSLRSTYDSNLLPREIFSKWSYVLINYKVFSSLLALELLFFGSLYCFEIRSKDIAILTFIIGIILVAFTGFITYLCSRDTGLTDENKLVFLKEVTVARPGIDNERWNVVARRLNPIFYQNSRSATAYFFYDGEGMCVVLQTKLP, encoded by the coding sequence ATGACGTCCAAAGATACTGTTGATTTAAACTCCCTCAGAAGCACATATGATTCAAACTTATTGCCTCgcgaaatcttttcaaaatggtcTTACGTTTTAATCAATTATAAGGTATTCTCCTCACTTTTAGCCCTCGAGTTACTCTTCTTCGGTTCTTTGTATTGTTTTGAAATACGCTCAAAAGATATTGCGATCCTCACCTTCATAATTGGCATTATTTTAGTGGCATTTACTGGATTTATTACGTATCTTTGTTCTCGGGATACTGGGTTGACAGACGAGAACAAATTGgtttttttgaaggaagtcACAGTCGCAAGACCTGGGattgataatgaaagatGGAACGTTGTTGCTCGGCGACTAAACCCCATATTTTATCAAAACTCTAGATCAGCAACGGCTTATTTTTTCTATGATGGGGAAGGCATGTGCGTCGTGCTTCAGACGAAACTTCCTTGA
- the TDEL0D00140 gene encoding uncharacterized protein: MVGEEITRDEGREKFIFIDPGIRTFLTGYNSGQNVVEIGKNAFVRIEKLKHRRHKLQSKLDKLRTHKKRQNHRKALHRLDEKISRIVSDMHKKSALFLCKSYENIFMPKLNFHQCTRLNQKSRSSMTTIAHCSFNDRLVMKAEQLRVTSAIVVEEDYTSKTCSKCGNIKQDLGPNKIYSCVKCSSVFDKDFNAATCSSIAVSI; the protein is encoded by the coding sequence ATGGTCGGGGAGGAGATCACCAGAGATGAAGGGCGTGAgaaattcatcttcattgacCCCGGGATAAGAACTTTCCTGACCGGTTACAACTCCGGACAGAACGTTGTGGAGATCGGAAAGAATGCATTTGTGCGCATCGAGAAGCTGAAGCATCGACGACATAAACTACAATCTAAATTGGACAAGTTAAGAACgcacaagaagaggcagAACCATCGGAAAGCTCTGCACAGGCTGGACGAAAAGATTTCGCGGATTGTAAGCGATATGCACAAGAAATCGGCTCTCTTTCTCTGCAAGTCATACGAAAATATATTTATGCCCAAGTTgaactttcatcaatgcaCCAGATTGAACCAAAAATCAAGGTCCAGCATGACAACGATTGCTCACTGCTCGTTCAACGATCGCTTAGTGATGAAGGCAGAGCAGCTGCGTGTTACAAGTGCCATCGTGGTCGAGGAGGATTACACCTCCAAGACCTGCTCAAAGTGTGGAAATATTAAACAAGATCTAGGACCTAACAAAATTTATAGCTGTGTAAAGTGCTCCTCGGTGTTCGACAAGGACTTCAACGCAGCGACATGCTCAAGTATAGCTGtgagcatttga
- the TDEL0D00150 gene encoding uncharacterized protein — protein sequence MKLTSLSLLALTAFGETLAAPVVSTNSSAELETVLVEQFSIWPEPTFPEIYHTCNVTNTRMLNSAFKDSVEASAVAKRRLLDFGVDDVYYKRWFGNGSIFTVMGVLDHLIESSKEGVLFRCDDVDGLCAENPDYFAGHHRESAPSETVICDYFYQSKKPLSTVCFDGTIVEVGPKHYAGIDLLHRYLHVPSMSLDYVGEFAEGLNETLEYVENNATYAVRNTDNYLYYIADVYTSSVIPGGCLGDI from the coding sequence ATGAAGCTTACCTCACTCTCATTACTTGCGTTAACCGCCTTTGGCGAAACCCTAGCGGCTCCTGTTGTTAGCACCAACTCTTCGGCTGAACTCGAAACCGTTTTGGTCGAGCAATTCAGCATTTGGCCTGAACCAACCTTCCCAGAGATTTACCACACTTGCAATGTTACTAATACAAGAATGCTAAACTctgctttcaaagattctgTTGAGGCTTCTGCCGTTGCTAAGAGGAGGCTTCTTGACTTCGGTGTCGATGATGTCTACTACAAAAGATGGTTTGGAAATGGAAGTATCTTCACGGTCATGGGTGTTTTAGATCATTTGATTGAATCTTCTAAAGAAGGCGTTTTGTTTAGATGTGATGATGTCGACGGCTTATGTGCTGAGAATCCGGACTACTTCGCAGGTCATCACCGTGAGTCTGCTCCATCGGAAACTGTGATCTGTGATTACTTTTACCAGTCGAAGAAGCCTTTGTCGACGGTTTGTTTTGATGGTACCATCGTAGAGGTCGGACCAAAGCACTACGCGGGTATCGATTTGTTGCATCGTTACTTGCATGTTCCAAGTATGAGCTTGGATTACGTTGGTGAGTTCGCTGAAGGTTTGAATGAGACTTTGGAGTATGTCGAAAATAACGCCACCTACGCTGTAAGAAACACTGACAACTATCTATACTACATCGCTGATGTTTACACATCTTCCGTGATCCCCGGTGGATGTCTAGGCGACATATAG